The genomic region AGTTGACATTtgcttttttttcttcagtaaTGTGAAGTAATGTGagtaaaacgtttttttttttttttttttttagattctaGCAATTTGACCTGTACAATTAGTGTTCAACTTCTTAAacagtatatgtatgtatatatgtatatataaatatacatcgTTCTGACCTGTGCTTTGCAGACATTCTCTGGATGAGCATCCTCTGGTCGAGAATGCACTGTGCCAGGGCAGGTCACATCCACCCTGGGCCACTCCCTCCAGACTGCtggtctctccccttcctccgcCGCCCCACCCTGCCGCGTCACACCCACACACCCTCTTACAGAGCCCCTTGTGGAAGTACTACAGGCACTCCAGCAGATGAGCAATATTCTACAATACCAGGTGTTTCATCTTCTCAAAGCAGATCCTCGCTTTAAAACAGCCACAGGCATTTCTAAAACAGTGCTCTTATTTaggctaaataaataaaaaaaacattttttaaaacaaaATAAGCATTGAGATACATTTTGTAATGGTCATTGTAGTCAAGGTGAGGACATCAACAGTCACTGCTAGGGAGCATTGGGCAGACATCCATGAAGTTCATCACTACCCTACAGCACAGCAGTCAGAATAATGCTCTCTGCCTGCTCAGATCCTATATCACTGTGATTCATTGTTCTCTGGAAatagttcttttttttttttcattgacAAAAGTAAGACTACAGCATAACATTATTGCAAAAATATGGCAACATAATTTTATGAAAGGTTACGATATATATATTCATACAGTTTCTAGTCTTGACTTCCTCCTGTGCGTCTGACTCTCGACTCGGGCTTACAGTATGAACAGGCAGTGAAATGCTCATTCCATCTCTCTCCGCTGCAGCAACTCTCTTCCAGCTAACTCTGTAAACATAAATTCCCCCCTTCTTCTGGCAACCCCTTAAATTATCCTCACTTTTTCTCCCTGGCTATAGTCACTTTCATTCTAATGTCTTTAGCAAAGCCAGCTCCCGTGTAAGGCTGCACATGGTTCACATGAGCTATGGATCTCATGTTTGAGACTCACAACAGGTGATGACAAGTACAGCAGCTTACCATCCCCCTCTTTACATAAATGTTATGATCTAAATTATAAATCCGTTGTTTGGAATTCAACCTTTTCAGCACGGACCCATTGTACATAACCATGCCTCCAATGGCGTATCCTTCCGTTCCCATCTCCCACCTTTCTTTATCACTTCCTTTTTCGATCTTCCTATTCTCTCACCAATTGAACTGCTTCACTCACTGGTCTGTGGCACTCACTCAGCACACCGCATGACAGCCAACTCTCAGTCCCCCAGCACCCTCGTCTCATCACATAGCATGACCACACTGACTCCTAGTGGCCACACTAGAAATTAACCTTCAAAGTGCTTCAGTTTTCAAtgatttttctgttttttttaacaCATCAGGCAAGGACTTGAGAAAAGCCAATGGCCAAAGTTAGACAGCCACTGTCATATGTACTTGAGCACGCCTGATGATTGCCTGCAAGTTAAAAAAAGAGAACCTAAACCTAAGATAACAGCTTCTGTTTCTCCTCCACTCCGCAAGCAGAAAATAAAACACATTTATTGCTCCATTTCTTATTAACATGTTCTCTCTGGATTTAGAAAATATATACGCCTGGCTTCATTTTGTAGTTTCTCATACAGTGGTAACAGGAAATCAAATGTCACAATAAAAACagtccactgggcacagacgtcaactCCACGTCAGTCCAACGTCATTTCATtcaaatgatgtggaaacaacgttaatTTAGCCGGTGTGTGCCCAGTGTGAGGGTAACAACAAacgacacagaggagagaagcctcACCCTCAAATACAACCAGCTGACCTGCAGCAGAACTCTGCCCACctcttacacgcacacacacctacgCGGTTAGCCATGGTTTAAAGCTAACAGTGCATTGTCAGAGCCTTGTGGCCTGAgctaaagggagagggagagatggagcccCCTACTGACCCCACTtttcatctgtctctctgccacCTGCTTCCCTCTGTTTTACTCTAGAATGGGGGGGTAAGAGGTTGGGTGAGGAGTGGGGGGTtgtgggaggaggtggagagggtggCTGGAAGTCCAGGTCCCTATAAAACAGTCTCTCTCTCGGCAGTCAGTCCAGACAGAGTCTCTATATACAGTCTGAGGATCCCGTGGTGATGGTGGTGCTAATTAAACAAACATGCGCCCAGACACGATAGAGTTATAGTGGCTAGAGCCTGTCATTATTATTCACGATTTACTTTTTCATTATCAGCATTATTATTGTTACTTATCATTTACTTCTAATTAAAACGTATTTTTGTTGTAATCTTCTGTTGTCATATTCATTTCTTTACTACAGAGACATGTAGTGGTTGGGGCACCTCGGTGGGTGCAGGCTGCGCTCCCTCCGCTCCGCTGTGGACCATCACAAAATCCTGGGCGCTGACCTGTCGTTGGAGACGGTCTTGCGGAGCCGCACACCCCTGCGGATGGACACCAGCACGTCGGTGCCTGACCCGGGGGCCTGGGGGTCGTGCTGGGGGTCCAGGCCAGGTGGGGGGTCATCAGGAAGGTTGGGGAAGGGGAACTGTCCCTCCCCAAGGGCATGGGCACTGGCCACCAGCTCTCCTATCTTCTCCACCAGGCTGTGGCGGTTAGCGGCTATCATCTGGTCCTCCTCAGAGCCGTGCTGGGCAGCCTGCTGGACATACACACTCATCTCCATCGCTCCCCCAGACCCCCACGCTGTGTTGGGCAGGCTCAGACGTTTGGGAGAGGCCTTCACATACTCCAACGTGTTGGGGGAGGAGTCATCCGCCACGTAGAACACGCACTCCTCACTGCCCACACGTACCGGAGGCCCGGGGTACCCCCCAGGAGCATCAGGCACCGTGGGTGTCTTCACTGGCACTATGGGGGGGCGGATGGGGATGGGGCCCGCGTTGGACAGGGTGCGCCTCACACCCGGCTTGGTGGATGGGGTTCGGCGGATGGTGGCAGTCCCAGGGGTCCCAATGCCCCCTCCCCCTCCAAGCACTCCGCCCTGGGCTCCACTGGGCAGACCAGCGGTGCTGGCCGGCCTCTTGGTCTGGATCATACGGCGGTAGTTCTGGGCGATGTTGCTGTGGCGGGGGATGGTGGAGGACTTGTCAAAGTCAGTTGACGCCTCACCTTCGGCATCTCCATTCACAGAGTAGCAGTCATAATCCGaccctgggggagagagagagagatagagggatgtgTATACTCTTAAGTTGTGAGGTATAGTACATGTATGTTACCTTGAGAGAGGACAGTGAGTGCATTCTCTGTTGGTTAATGTAAGTGAGGCTGACTTCTGTATGTATTGGTGTTTACTCTACGAGCGAAGGAGTGTACTTGTCAGAGTGGTACCCTGAGAGGGGATCGTGTCCTCGGAGCAGGAGGGCGTGGTGGTCTGGGTGCTGTAGCCACTAGAGTACTGCAGGGAGTCCCTGTTGCTCCTCTGCTGCTCCATGCTGAGACCACGGGTCAGGACCATGGCCAGGTCACTGGCTGCTGGAGACACCTCTTCGCCGTGCTGGGAGGAAGCAACAACacattgtcatttagcagacgctcttatccagagcaacttacagagAGTGCGTACATCAGAGTACTTTTCTTCATACAGGTcccccccatgggaatcgaacgCACAACCCTTCCGCTGAAAGcttcatgctctaccaactgagctacacgtgACTAGTGGACTAACACATGATCAGGATGATAACTAAGTTCAAGGTTTCCAGAACCGTATCGCAATCCAGGATCTAACCGTATCGCAATCAATTCGCCTTAGAAAACACTTATCATACGGTAGGAGCACAGGACCACTACCAAGCACAACGGACAGACTATAACCACCAAAGTCCAATTCGGGGTTAAAATCCAACAGTTGTGTTATAGTAGCATGTGTCTTGTATTCACACCATTGCGAGGGTAAATCTCTGTTACCTTGGCAGCGATGGTGGCGGGGGTCATTCGGGGCCTCTGGACATCGTCTGGGTGAGCACCAGCATATCCCTGGGAGCCCGGGGATGCCTCGCTCTCCCTCAGCCTATCCAGGGGCTCCTTCCGCCGCTGAAGCGTGGCAGCCAACGGCTGCTCATAAGAACCTGCCTTGGACCAATCCTGAAGAGGTGGGGGTGGTTAATAAGAAGCAGTGAAAAGCAACAGAGTGAACTCTCTAATGAGAGAGACCCGTCCACTATCCAGCAGTTTGACGCCTTTCATCTGGGTACAGtgtgggggtagtgtgtgtgtgtgtttggtggggtggggggggggttcctcattgtgtgtgagtgtttggtaTTGGGCCAAGATAATGAGTGGGTTTATTGGTTTGAAGCCTTTTGAGTTTGTGAGACTTGGAAATGTGAAATGGGTGACACCCAGGGTCTGCAAAGTTTAGCAAATCATCACACAGGAGATTTGAAACCAGGGGGTGAGACTGTTGGCCAACGACAAAACAAAAGGCACAGAGGTTAGGGAGCAAAGTAATGAAATCATGAATGAGTTAAGCAGATGGGGAAATGAAAAGAAAAACCTGGTGAATAAGCGTTAACTCAAGAAGCACAAATTAAAACACAAccccaaaaaatataaaaaaaactacAAAAAATTGCAAAGTAAAGTGTGCAGATGAAAACAAACCTTCCAGCAAGGAACCTTTGATGTGGGAGAGGTAGTGTTGGATCCAGGGGAGCAGTTATAGGGTGGGGACGCAGGAAGTATGACAGAGAGAGGCCTGATGGAgccagtgtgagagagagcagggcGGAAGGTAGCGAAGGACGAGCCAGACTGCGGAACGGAGAGACAAGATCGGGATCGTCAGAGCGTCCATCAACGCCAAAGGCTTATGAGAGGAGCCTTTGTGATGTGACCTCTGGGTCATACCGtccatacatatacacacacacacaggtgcataCACACAGGTGCATGCACGCAAGTACGTGCATCTGcactcccaaacacacacaacgtGTCTGAGTAGCAGAAGAAAAGAGGGCAAAGACAAGAGATCAGCGGTGACAGAGCAGATGACCACAAGTTCACCTGGGCTGATGAGGTTCACATACTTACGGAGAGAATCCTGCTGGTCAGTTTTACCAGCTTCTCTCATACACCGTATACGGCACAACATTACGGTACGcaaaacccagacaactagaatGAGCACGGCTATAGTATATTCACATTCTTTTTCAAAGTCAGTTAATCGTGTGACTGCCTGAAAGAAACGGGAGAGCCACCCATTAGGACAGGAGTGCGAGGGAGCGGTTGTACTCACCGTTGTGGGAGAGCtgcactcactgactgactggcaggTCTCGGAAGCCTCGGAGGATGCGGAACTTGATGACTTCTGCAGAAAGGAAGAGAAGTCAAGAAGGAGAATGAACGCAAAACCAAGAGACGTCAGGCAGAAGAGTAGAGGGCGGAGCTACGTTTCAGCACTGCAGCGACATCTGTGACGGCAGTCATACCTGGCTGGTGATGTCAGAGGGCATGGGCGAGGGAGGCTTGGAGTAGACGTTGGCGTCCTGTGATATGAAGCCTGAGTCGTGGGAGGAGACGCTGCTGAGGCGGTGAGCGTTCCCTGGTGGCGGCTGGGCCAGGCTGCGGTAGCGATAGGACGAACTGGGTGAGTGAGTCTGAGAGCCTCCGGAGGAGCGGGAGGCACTACTGTGGGCACTGTTCACACTGCTGCAGGGGGGTGGAGCCAGGGTGAGAGGGTGGTGAGGGGGCAGGGAAGAGGGTCAGGCAGGGTGAAGGGAAGTGTTTAAGGTAGGGGGATATCATATAAACCACATTTATGAAGCAAGAGGTGGAGAAGGTAGGAAATTGAATGATGGTGTGTAGAGATGGATTTGGGGAGAGCGTGATGAAGTGAGATGGAaaggggaaaaggagggagattGATGGTAGCGAGGTACAGTGAAGTAGAGTGGAGAGTTTATTAGAATTCAGATGAGAGACGGGTAGTTTATATGATGGGTAGAGTTCATGTAAGAGACGGTAGTTAATATGATGGGTGGTTTATATGATGGGTAGAGTTCAAATGAGAGATATGTAGTTTATATGATGGGTAGAGTTCAAATGAGAGAGACGGGTAGTTTATATGATGGGTAGTTTATATGATGGGTAGAGTTCATATGAGAGAGATGGGTGGTTTATATGATTGGTAGAGTTCATATGAGAGAGATATGTCGTTTATATGATTGGTAGAGTTCATATGAGAGAGATATGTAGTTTATATGATTGGTAGAGTTCATATGAGAGAGATATGTAGTTTATATGATGGGTAGAGTTCATATGAGAGAGATATGTAGTTTATATGATTGGTAGAGTTCATATGAGAGAGATATGTAGTTTATATGATTGGTAGAGTTCATATGAGAGAGATATGTAGTTTATATGATTGGTAGAGTTCATATGAGAGAGATATGTAGTTTATATGATTGGTAGAGTTCATATGAGGGAGACGGGTGGTTTATATGATGGGTAGAGTTCATATAAGAGAGACGGGTAGTTTATATGATGGTCAGAGGTTAAGATGAGGACATTTCCAAGTTGGAGTTGAATGTAGAGAACAGCAGCAGTGAAATAGGGGAACCCAACCAGAATACGGGTGAAGGAAGCACAGAGTGGAGAAGCCAAACACACAGGAAGAGAAAGAGGCCGTGCAAATACAGAGGAATAGGAAGTGATCATACCACAGGAAATAGAGGagaggccaaacacacagaacaccAAGGGTAAGTGTGAATGCAGAGTGGAGAGATTGggagacacacacatgcagggaTGGGGATAGACatgttgaggggggggggggggggggggggggggtcagaagtaGAGGgttgggaagggagaggaggagtaaACATGGAAAAGACAAGTTAAGACCGTGTGAGAACCAAGCATGGGTTGGGTAGGTTAGACACACAGGGTACAGGGCAGGGTTGCTGGCATGCCCAAAGACATGGCCTCTCAGACAGTGACACAAGCGACACACCAGAGCACTAACGTGACAAGCCTGAGAGATACTTCTTCAGAATAGAAGACACCACTTCAGACCTAACAAGTGTCCTACTTCACACATGGAAACTGGGATTATTTAGAAAAACACTCAAATAACATTCTAACATAAATGTTACGTGCTATTCGTTATCATCAAACAAGTCTGTTTTAAGTTGAAATAAAGTTGTCATTTTCACCACTAAGAGAAAAAAATAAATTTCTTTAGTGCTCTGAGTGTTGCAAGCCATATGGCGCCATCTGTGATTAAACTCTGTGAGGACAGAGGACACAACAGACACATGGACCAGCAGACAGACGCTCAGTAGactctcagagacagacatgtGCAGACATGCAGGAGCGCCTCTTTTACCAAGACACGACACATATCTGAACGCCACCTCTCACTGACACACTTTCGCTGTCACCTTTTATTGTCAGATGTTCTGCATGTTCACACTCACACAGCGTACAACATATCATCCACACACCTTGGATCAAAACtaaataaaccccccccccccccccccccccccccctttgttgatcaaatcaaatgaatcCAGGTCAATACAAATGTCTGTATTTCTAGTCCATGTGTCCTATCTCCCTCTGGTTCGTACCTGcacatgctgctcttcctggaGCCAGAACtactgggggaggagggaggggtctGGTAGGACCAGCTGTAGTCTGAACCCTTCAGGTCTTTAATCACCTGGGAGAGAGCGAGGACAAACCAGTTCGCACCATGTAAGTGTTATACCCCTGAAAGGGGGGAAATATGAGAACGATTCACACGGACACGTAGCATTAGCTTAAGTTGTAATGCATGAGCTGGTAAACTGCATAGTTCCCCTATAGGAATTCCTAGGCATTACTAATCAAACTCTGTACAAGCAGACATGTTTATCACATTCAGATAAATGCATAGCATATTGCTTGCTGGTACACATTATGATGCTATTATTGTTATGGCACATTTCACTCTATCACACAAGCATTGTTCCATCTAGCATTTAATGACCTCTGTCTAGACAGTGGGACTGAGAGATGGTGCATTATACTAAAATACTAgactaaaaataataaaaatatctTAGAAGAGAGAATCGGCACCTGCTCGCTGGCGGGAGGCAGTTTGTGAGGATCAGTGGTCAGCACAGTGAGGTCATCAATAATGGCCTGGAGGTGAGTGATCTCTCCCAGCATGGCAATCTCTCCATTCTGATCAAAACAACAAGACTCATTTCAGTCAGTTAGTGTTATTATATATGGCAATAGCGGTGGCCTTATGTGAATGACTGCAACTGTTCAGCTTTGACTCAACACTAGAGGGCAATGTCAATATATTTTAGCTGGTGGCTTATTGACTTTTCTCCCCCCAAGTTAGGTTTCAGCCCCTGACAAGTCTCATCTCCTCCGGTTTCATCTTCACTCTGGCCCAATCCCAAATCGTCCCCTAAACACTTGATAGGATTTGATTGGTATGAGCAACCTGGTAATAGCTCCACCTCACCCTATGATAGGCTAGATGGAAGTTTTACCATATTGCTTACACCAATCAAaacctctcagatctccacaagtgcagAAAGCGTAGGGATGACGGGATGATTAGGGATTGTCCCCATGTCTCACCCCAGGTCCCTGGTGTTTCCCCTCCCCATACAgcccctgcctcccctcctccagTCTTACCACTACAGGCTGCAGGAAGCCGATGAAGGTGCAGAAgcgtcccctctcctccaccagaGCTCGGCGCACCGCCTgcttctctgtctcctccatcAGCAGGTACATGTCATTCACATCATGCATGGCACTATCCAGCTGGGGCTGCAGGTCCCCTCGGCCTGGGAAGCCAGGAGGAAGAGTACAGGGGACAGGGACAAGGAGCAGGGAAAGGGAAACAGAGGGCAGGGGCATAGTATACAGGGAGTGGGGGGGttgggaatggagagagaatgcAGTGAGCGGGACGAGGAAGAGGACAGGGGATGGTAGAAGGACAACGGGAGGAGAAGAGGGTAACAGAGAGGTCACAAGGAAAAACCCAAGTGTGACacacaagagagaggagaaggagagaaagaaaagatTAGAAAATGTGTGGTGTGTCTGGGCTTGAAGGGACAAatgtcacccctcccctcctctcatccctcccttctcTGTCCCCCAAGCCAATAACAGACACCATGGACACAGGACATAATGATCTACAAATACTACACTGGTACGGTATCTACATGAGATGAACAGAAATGCATACAGCCACTAAACAGACTGACATCTACAGAAGTTAAACCAAATAATGAAAAAAATGAACGAATGAAAGTATGTCTTCAAAATGTCTTGTAATGTTAAGTCATGCAGCAGGGAGTAGTGTCAGAGATGGTCATGGTAGAgaagcgaggggggggggggtcttagtCAACAGCAACCAGTGCTGTGAGCAGAAAGCAGAAAGAGCTTTAGAACAACAAGCCATGCAGGAGTCACAGGGGTCACAGGACAGCTTTCCAGAGGGCTCAGAAAGAAGACGTTTAATGGTTACAGCTAGTAGGCCTAACTAGCTGAAGATGAGTGTATCAGGCCAAATGCATTATAGTGATGTAAATCACGTAGCTATTTACTGTCTCCCAATAGTCATTTTTTGTTCATGGGAAACCCCTCTACACAGAATACATGTAGTAAAGAAGAAGCTGTAGCATAGCATAGCAGTGTTGTGGGACGGGATCAACATACTTACCCTGGATTTCTACAGAACGGAAAtcaacaacagaca from Salvelinus fontinalis isolate EN_2023a chromosome 35, ASM2944872v1, whole genome shotgun sequence harbors:
- the LOC129834353 gene encoding protein MTSS 2-like isoform X8; translated protein: METVEKECGALGGLFQAIVNDMKCSYPVWEDFSAKATKLHSQLRTTVLAAVAFLDAFQKVADMATNTRGATRDIGSALTRMCMRHRSIEAKLRHFTNALMESLITPLQDRIEDWKKTANQLDKDHAKEYKRSRHEIKKKSSDTMKLQKKARKGRGDLQPQLDSAMHDVNDMYLLMEETEKQAVRRALVEERGRFCTFIGFLQPVVNGEIAMLGEITHLQAIIDDLTVLTTDPHKLPPASEQVIKDLKGSDYSWSYQTPPSSPSSSGSRKSSMCSLAQPPPGNAHRLSSVSSHDSGFISQDANVYSKPPSPMPSDITSQKSSSSASSEASETCQSVSECSSPTTDWSKAGSYEQPLAATLQRRKEPLDRLRESEASPGSQGYAGAHPDDVQRPRMTPATIAAKHGEEVSPAASDLAMVLTRGLSMEQQRSNRDSLQYSSGYSTQTTTPSCSEDTIPSQGSDYDCYSVNGDAEGEASTDFDKSSTIPRHSNIAQNYRRMIQTKRPASTAGLPSGAQGGVLGGGGGIGTPGTATIRRTPSTKPGVRRTLSNAGPIPIRPPIVPVKTPTVPDAPGGYPGPPVRVGSEECVFYVADDSSPNTLEYVKASPKRLSLPNTAWGSGGAMEMSVYVQQAAQHGSEEDQMIAANRHSLVEKIGELVASAHALGEGQFPFPNLPDDPPPGLDPQHDPQAPGSGTDVLVSIRRGVRLRKTVSNDRSAPRIL